CAGGAAATCCCCGCCCATCTGGGACTCGACGAGCAAGGCGCATTTGCCATCGGCTATTACCATCAGCGCCAAGATCCTTTCAGGAAGAGCAACGACCAGTCACCAGATCAAGATAAGGAGCTTTAGCAATGTCTAAGCCAGTCGAGAATCGATATGAGTTCGTGCTGCTGTTCGATGTCGAGAACGGCAACCCCAATGGCGATCCGGATGCTGGGAACATGCCCCGCATCGACCCGGAAACGAACTTCGGCATTGTCACCGATGTCTGCCTGAAACGCAAGATAAGGGATTATGTCTTAGTCTGCAAAGAACGAGCGCCACGCTACGACATCTTTATCAAGCAGGGTGTAATTCTAAACCAGCTCATAGAAAGCGCATATTCACAGAGCATAGAAGTGAGGGAAGCGCTGGAAGAGTGGAAGACATGGCAGAAAAACAAGAAGAAGGCGACGAAGCCGACGAAGCACTATGAGGACATAGCCAAGAACTGGATGTGTGACAATTTCTTCGATGTGCGCACTTTTGGCGCAGTAATGAGCACTGGAAGTGACAAGGGAGATGCTTCAACGGCAGAGAGCAGTAATGATACCGAGGCATCCGGCAGGAGCAAGAGCAAGATCAGAATGACTGCCGGCCAAGTGCGCGGCCCGGTGCAGATGAATTTCGCCAAATCTGTGGAAGAAATAGTACCACGCGATATATCCATGTCGCGGGTATGTGCTGCAAGTGAAGACAATCCTGAACAATTCGGTCTCGGGCCGCGAAAGAGTATAGTCCCCTACGGGCTTTATCGCGCGGAAGGTTATATCTCTGCT
The genomic region above belongs to Candidatus Zixiibacteriota bacterium and contains:
- the cas7c gene encoding type I-C CRISPR-associated protein Cas7/Csd2 yields the protein MSKPVENRYEFVLLFDVENGNPNGDPDAGNMPRIDPETNFGIVTDVCLKRKIRDYVLVCKERAPRYDIFIKQGVILNQLIESAYSQSIEVREALEEWKTWQKNKKKATKPTKHYEDIAKNWMCDNFFDVRTFGAVMSTGSDKGDASTAESSNDTEASGRSKSKIRMTAGQVRGPVQMNFAKSVEEIVPRDISMSRVCAASEDNPEQFGLGPRKSIVPYGLYRAEGYISAHLAKQTGFNDDDLSLLWKALTEMFDHDRSAARGKMTTRALVAFRHDSAMGNAPAHALLERFKVLRETSGSPARSFADYKVDLDEANMPKGVTAMKLLWP